The genomic stretch GGCGCCGGCGGCATGGGAGAGGTCTATCGGGCGCGCGACACGCGGCTCGGGCGCGACGTCGCCGTCAAGGTTCTCCCCGCCGAGTTCGCCGCGGACCGGAACCGGATCGCGCGGTTCGAACAGGAAGCGCGCGCCGCCTCCGCGCTCGACCACCCCAACGTGATCTCGATCTTCGACATCGGCTCGGCGGACGAGACGGTCTACATCGCGATGACGCTCGTCGACGGGCGAAGCCTTCGGGACGCGATGGACTCCGGACCGATCCCCGTGAAGAAGCTTCTCGACGTCGCCGCCCAGATCGCCGACGGGCTCGCCAAGGCGCACGCGACCGGCATCGTTCACCGCGATCTCAAGCCCGAGAACGTCATGCTGTCGCGGGACGGATTCGTCAAGATCCTCGATTTCGGCCTCGCGAAGCTCGTCCGCCCGGAAGCCGAGGGCGTGTCGAGCATCCCGACGGCGGCGCCGTCCGACACCGCTCCCGGCGTCGTGATGGGGACGATCGAATACATGTCGCCCGAGCAGGCGGGCGGGGGAACCGTCGACTTCCGGTCCGATCAGTTCTCCCTCGGCACGATCGTCTACGAGATGGCGACCGGGAAGAAGCCGTTCTCGAGGAAGACGGCGGCGGAGACGCTCGTCGCGATCCTCCGGGAGGAGCCGGAACCCGTGGGCATCGGAAACCCCGCCCTTCCCGGAGCGATTCGCGACATCGTCGAACGCTGCCTCGCCAAAGACCCCGAGGAGCGTTACGGATCGACGAAGGACCTCGCGCGCGATCTCCGGAACCTTCTAGCGCGCCTCTCCGGGTCGATCGCGAGCCCGACCCTCCCCGGCGCCCTTGCGAAAGCGACCCGCACGCCCGCCGGGAAAAACCCGGCGGTGACGGCGGCGCTCCTTCTCCTCGGACTCGCCCTCGGCGCGGCCGGTTACCGCCTGCTGGCGGGCGCGGGGACCCGGCCGGGGACCGCCCCGTCGTTCCGCCGCGTGACCTTCCAGCGCGGGAACATCCTCCACGCGCGCTTCGCTCCCGACGGACAGACGATCGTCTACAGCGCGGCGTGGGAAGACCGCTCGACGGACGTCTTCACGACGGCGGTCGATGGCACGGAGTCGCGGTCGCTCGGTTTCGGTAACGACGATCTCGCGGCGGTCTCGGCCGACGGCGGCCTTCTGCTCAATCGGCGGAAGACGAATCTCCGAGCGGCGATCGGCATCGGAACGCTCGCGTCCGCCCCGCTCGCCGGGGGAGCGGCGCGCGATCTCGTCGAGAGCGTGCACGGCGGCGACTGGTTCCCCGGGGGGACGGTCGCGGTCTGGAAGCACATTTCTTTCGACCACGACGCGCTCGAGTTCCCCGCGGGAACGCGGAGGCTCGACGGCGTCTCCTCGGCGCCGCGAGTGTCGCGGGACGGTACGCGGATCGCCGTCGGAAGGGGAACGCGGGACACGGAGGAAATCGACGTCCTGGATCGATCGGGAAAACTCCTGTGGGCCCTGAAAACGGCTCCCGACGGCCTCGCCTGGCATCCGAGCGGAGAGATCTGGTACTCGCGGTCGGCCGGCGACGGTCCCGGGCTCTTCGCGGCGTCCCGGGGAAATCCGCCGCGCACGATCCTGCGATCGGCGGGATGGATCCTTCACGACATCGCGCCCGACGGCCGCCTGCTGCTCGAACGCGCGATCGCACGCCAGGCGGTGCGCATCCGGGAGGGAGGAGAGGCGCGGGAGCGCGAGATGTCGTGGCTCGACGGATCGACCCTCGCCGGGGTTACCGCCGACGGCCGCACGATCCTCTTCTCCGAAACGTCAGAAGCGGGCGGACGGCGCGGAGGCGTGTACTCGCGGGCCACGGACGGTTCCCCCGCCGTCCGGCTCGCCGACGGAACGGCGATGGCGTTCTCGGAGGACGGCCGATGGGCCTTCGTCCGAAGCACCGACGTGCCTCCCCGCTACTCCTTCGTCCCGAGCGGAGCGGGAGAAACGAAGCTCGTGGATTTCGGCGGAGAGCACGTCGAGTCCGCGATCTTCCTTCCGGGAACGGAGCCCCGGCTCGTCGCGACCGTCGGCGACAGCCCCGACCGCGGGCGGCTGGAGCTCGTGACGGCATCGGGACGCCGTCCCCTGGGAATCTCCCCGGGCTTCTACCCGAACATGGCGGCGACGTCCCCGGACGGCGGGTCGATCGCCTTCGCCACCGGCCCGAAAGAGATCGCGCTCTGCGGCCTCGATCGGGCCGCCTGCCGGCGGATTTCGATGAAGGGCGGCGCCGACCAGCCGATCCAGTGGAGCGGCGACGGGCGCTACCTCTACTTGCGCGACCTGGAAGCGATCCCCTCGCACGTCGTCCGCTTCGAGATCGCGGACGGCACGGAGGCGGCCTGGCTGACGCTCGGCCCCGAAGATCTCGCGCGCTATATCGGAATCGGCGCGATCTTTCTCTCGCGCGACGGCCGCGAGTACGCCTACAACGCCCGCGAAGTCCTCGATTCGGCTCTCTTCGTCGTCGAAGGGCTGAGATGACGCTCGCCGCGGGATCGCGCCCGGGAACCTTCGAGACCGCGCCTTCTCTCGGTGCGGGGGACCCCCCGTCGCTCTTTTCCGCGAGCTCTGGCGCGGCGGCGAGACTCCCATGACGCTCGCCGCAGGAACGAAGCTCGGTCCTTACGAAATCCTCTCCCCGCTCGGCGCCGGCGGCATGGGCGAGGTCTACCGGGCGCGCGATAAGAAGCTGAACCGCGACGTCGCGATCAAGGTCCTTCCGGAATCGCTCGCCCGCGACGCGGACGCCCTCGCCCGCTTCGAGCGGGAGGCCCACTCC from Thermoanaerobaculia bacterium encodes the following:
- a CDS encoding serine/threonine protein kinase; translated protein: MTLAAGTKLGPYEILSPLGAGGMGEVYRARDKKLNRDVAIKVLPESLARDADALARFEREAHS
- a CDS encoding protein kinase, which translates into the protein GAGGMGEVYRARDTRLGRDVAVKVLPAEFAADRNRIARFEQEARAASALDHPNVISIFDIGSADETVYIAMTLVDGRSLRDAMDSGPIPVKKLLDVAAQIADGLAKAHATGIVHRDLKPENVMLSRDGFVKILDFGLAKLVRPEAEGVSSIPTAAPSDTAPGVVMGTIEYMSPEQAGGGTVDFRSDQFSLGTIVYEMATGKKPFSRKTAAETLVAILREEPEPVGIGNPALPGAIRDIVERCLAKDPEERYGSTKDLARDLRNLLARLSGSIASPTLPGALAKATRTPAGKNPAVTAALLLLGLALGAAGYRLLAGAGTRPGTAPSFRRVTFQRGNILHARFAPDGQTIVYSAAWEDRSTDVFTTAVDGTESRSLGFGNDDLAAVSADGGLLLNRRKTNLRAAIGIGTLASAPLAGGAARDLVESVHGGDWFPGGTVAVWKHISFDHDALEFPAGTRRLDGVSSAPRVSRDGTRIAVGRGTRDTEEIDVLDRSGKLLWALKTAPDGLAWHPSGEIWYSRSAGDGPGLFAASRGNPPRTILRSAGWILHDIAPDGRLLLERAIARQAVRIREGGEAREREMSWLDGSTLAGVTADGRTILFSETSEAGGRRGGVYSRATDGSPAVRLADGTAMAFSEDGRWAFVRSTDVPPRYSFVPSGAGETKLVDFGGEHVESAIFLPGTEPRLVATVGDSPDRGRLELVTASGRRPLGISPGFYPNMAATSPDGGSIAFATGPKEIALCGLDRAACRRISMKGGADQPIQWSGDGRYLYLRDLEAIPSHVVRFEIADGTEAAWLTLGPEDLARYIGIGAIFLSRDGREYAYNAREVLDSALFVVEGLR